From the Natrarchaeobaculum aegyptiacum genome, one window contains:
- a CDS encoding bacteriorhodopsin translates to MHVAPAGTAVLPQVTTPLEASQAELFEFVHSDPLLSASFVANIALAGLTILLIVYLGRHLTDPRTKLIAVSVMLISVVSISSYTGLASGLTLSFLEMPAGHAMAGEEVLAMWGRYLTWTFSTPFILIALGMIAGSNLTKILTSVAFTIAMCVTGLAAAFTTSSYLMRWWWFVISSLFFLVIVYIILVEWTADAKNAGTIGLFNTLKILTVVSWFGYPILWALGVEGFALLDVAITSWGYSFLDIISKYVVTLLIMLWLANEPSEVTAGADYGASLPGFAPADD, encoded by the coding sequence ATGCACGTAGCTCCAGCCGGTACGGCAGTACTCCCACAGGTCACGACGCCGCTCGAGGCGTCCCAGGCGGAACTCTTCGAGTTCGTTCACAGCGACCCGCTCCTCTCGGCGTCGTTCGTCGCGAACATCGCGCTCGCAGGACTGACGATCCTCCTGATCGTCTACCTCGGGCGTCATCTCACCGATCCGCGGACGAAGCTCATCGCGGTGTCGGTGATGCTGATCTCCGTCGTCTCGATCTCGAGTTATACGGGGCTCGCATCCGGGCTCACGCTGAGTTTCCTCGAGATGCCTGCCGGCCACGCGATGGCCGGAGAGGAGGTACTCGCGATGTGGGGACGGTACCTCACCTGGACCTTCTCGACGCCGTTTATCCTGATCGCTCTCGGGATGATCGCCGGCTCGAACCTGACGAAGATCCTGACCTCGGTCGCGTTCACCATCGCGATGTGTGTCACGGGCCTCGCAGCCGCGTTCACCACCTCGAGCTACCTGATGCGCTGGTGGTGGTTCGTCATTAGCTCGCTATTCTTCCTCGTCATCGTCTACATCATCCTCGTCGAGTGGACGGCCGACGCGAAGAACGCGGGCACCATCGGCCTGTTCAACACCCTGAAGATCCTGACGGTCGTTTCGTGGTTCGGCTACCCGATCCTGTGGGCGCTGGGCGTCGAGGGATTCGCCTTGCTCGACGTGGCGATCACGTCCTGGGGCTACAGCTTCCTCGACATCATCAGCAAGTACGTCGTCACCCTGCTGATCATGCTGTGGCTCGCCAACGAGCCCTCGGAGGTTACCGCTGGCGCAGACTACGGCGCGAGTCTCCCGGGCTTCGCTCCGGCGGACGACTGA
- a CDS encoding molybdopterin biosynthesis protein yields the protein MDRKEFRDLASPADAREAIDSLPLEAGVERVPLEEARGRVLAERLDAELDVPGFDRASLDGYALRARDTFGADEADPARLTVVGEVHAGEEPDVDLETGQAAEISTGAVMPPGADAMVPVERTDEADEAGEVLVRTSVAPGDNVMFAGADVAAGERALGPGARITPRDIGLLSALGVDEVPVRARPKVGIVSTGDELVRPGGDVESERGQIYDVNSYTIAAGVEDAGGDAVLYPHAGDEATEMERILRQAAEECDLVLSSGSTSASAVDVIYRVIEEQGDLLVHGVAVKPGKPMLVGRLEESAYVGLPGYPVSAMMVFRTFVAPAIREAADVPEPETATVTGRMARQERYAEGRLRLMPVGLVTDGDGETLVYPVDKGSGATTSLAHADGVVEVEPGTDYLEEGSPVTVQLFSPDVRPPTLLGVGEDDPTLNRVLDRLEHPRYLPVGSRPALRRLRDGIPDVAVVAGPIAREVDAVDLGGWEREWGLVVPAGNPDDVTGLAELVDRDLRLVSRTTDSGLRTSLEAELEALAAERDSDRTTLAGAIDGYQFALRAHESPARAVQRDDADVGLGLADTADRLGLGFVSLGSQQVRVLANPDRTGKRSVRELKRALESGVDVDELE from the coding sequence ATGGACCGCAAGGAATTTCGCGACCTCGCCTCGCCCGCCGACGCCCGCGAGGCGATCGACTCGCTGCCACTCGAGGCCGGCGTCGAACGGGTTCCGCTCGAGGAGGCCCGCGGCCGGGTGCTCGCCGAACGACTGGACGCCGAACTGGACGTCCCCGGGTTCGACCGGGCGAGCCTCGACGGCTACGCACTGCGCGCACGGGATACGTTCGGGGCCGACGAGGCCGATCCCGCCCGCCTCACCGTCGTGGGTGAGGTCCACGCTGGCGAGGAACCCGACGTCGACCTCGAGACCGGACAGGCGGCCGAAATCTCGACCGGCGCGGTGATGCCGCCGGGTGCGGACGCGATGGTCCCCGTCGAGCGGACGGACGAAGCCGACGAGGCCGGTGAGGTGCTGGTCCGCACGAGCGTCGCGCCTGGGGACAACGTGATGTTCGCTGGTGCGGACGTCGCCGCGGGCGAACGGGCACTCGGTCCCGGAGCCCGGATCACGCCACGAGATATCGGGCTCCTCTCGGCGCTGGGAGTCGACGAGGTTCCGGTCCGCGCTCGCCCGAAAGTCGGCATCGTCTCGACGGGTGACGAACTCGTCCGTCCGGGTGGGGACGTAGAGAGCGAACGCGGCCAGATTTACGACGTCAACAGCTACACGATCGCCGCGGGCGTCGAGGACGCCGGTGGCGATGCCGTCCTCTACCCGCACGCGGGCGACGAGGCCACGGAGATGGAACGAATCCTCCGACAGGCCGCCGAGGAGTGCGACCTCGTGCTCTCTTCCGGATCGACCAGCGCCAGCGCGGTGGACGTCATCTACCGCGTCATCGAAGAGCAGGGCGACCTCCTCGTACACGGCGTCGCGGTCAAACCCGGCAAGCCGATGCTCGTGGGTCGACTGGAAGAGTCGGCGTACGTCGGCCTCCCCGGCTACCCGGTCTCGGCGATGATGGTGTTCCGCACGTTCGTCGCGCCTGCGATCCGTGAGGCCGCTGACGTACCCGAACCCGAAACCGCGACCGTGACGGGGCGGATGGCCCGGCAGGAACGGTACGCCGAGGGTCGGCTCCGGCTGATGCCCGTCGGCCTGGTCACGGACGGTGACGGCGAGACGCTCGTCTACCCCGTCGACAAGGGCAGCGGTGCGACCACGAGCCTCGCTCACGCTGACGGCGTCGTCGAGGTCGAGCCCGGAACCGATTACCTCGAGGAGGGGAGCCCGGTTACCGTCCAGCTCTTCTCGCCGGACGTCCGCCCGCCCACGCTCCTGGGCGTCGGCGAAGACGATCCGACACTCAATCGCGTGCTCGACCGGCTCGAGCACCCCCGGTACCTTCCGGTCGGCTCGCGACCGGCACTCCGGCGGCTCCGCGATGGAATCCCGGACGTCGCGGTCGTCGCGGGCCCGATAGCGCGCGAGGTGGACGCCGTCGACCTCGGCGGCTGGGAGCGCGAGTGGGGACTCGTCGTCCCGGCGGGCAACCCCGACGACGTGACCGGACTGGCGGAGCTGGTCGATCGTGACCTGCGACTGGTCTCCCGGACGACCGACTCCGGCCTGCGGACGAGTCTCGAGGCCGAACTCGAGGCGCTCGCGGCCGAGCGGGATTCCGACCGCACGACGCTGGCCGGGGCCATCGACGGCTACCAGTTCGCCCTGCGGGCCCACGAGAGCCCGGCCCGGGCCGTCCAGCGGGATGACGCCGACGTCGGCCTCGGACTGGCCGACACCGCGGATCGACTCGGGCTCGGGTTCGTCTCGCTGGGCTCACAGCAGGTCCGCGTGCTGGCGAATCCAGACCGGACCGGAAAGCGCTCCGTCCGGGAACTCAAGCGCGCGCTCGAGTCGGGAGTGGACGTGGACGAACTCGAGTAG
- a CDS encoding helix-turn-helix domain-containing protein, translating to MSTIAELRLPAPETTLATAFDHAPDATFELESSVSKTNPCLWVADVDRSRIETAFDADSSIEAYEALVETQSRVLYDLEFVDGDGITTLCDPLLVDGGSLLEAWGTDGWWQVRVRFPDRDALTNAYERLLERDISADLRRVTDVTNATEPDTRLTPEQREALEAALQYGYFEIPRQISMEELAAELDISHQALSERFRRAYETLVDEELQPAGEPPTTS from the coding sequence ATGTCGACGATAGCAGAGCTTCGCCTTCCGGCACCGGAGACGACACTGGCGACGGCGTTCGACCACGCTCCCGACGCCACCTTCGAACTCGAGTCGTCGGTGTCGAAGACGAACCCCTGTCTCTGGGTCGCCGACGTCGACCGCAGCCGTATCGAGACCGCCTTCGACGCCGATTCGTCCATCGAGGCCTACGAAGCGCTCGTCGAGACCCAGTCGCGCGTCCTCTACGATCTGGAGTTCGTCGACGGCGACGGGATCACGACGCTCTGTGACCCCTTGCTGGTCGACGGCGGCTCGTTACTCGAGGCCTGGGGAACCGACGGCTGGTGGCAGGTCCGCGTTCGATTCCCCGACCGGGACGCGCTCACGAACGCCTACGAGCGGCTGCTCGAGCGCGACATCTCCGCCGACCTGCGCCGGGTCACTGACGTCACGAACGCCACCGAACCCGACACGCGACTGACGCCGGAACAGCGCGAAGCACTCGAGGCTGCCCTGCAGTACGGCTACTTCGAGATTCCTCGCCAGATCTCGATGGAGGAACTGGCCGCCGAACTGGACATCTCTCACCAGGCGCTCTCAGAACGCTTCCGGCGGGCCTACGAGACGCTCGTCGACGAGGAGCTGCAACCTGCTGGCGAACCGCCGACGACGAGCTGA
- a CDS encoding M48 family metallopeptidase produces MNKTGLQLRMAVVGSVLFGLYLVAAWFISMAFGVNWLYVLVPGIVLLPAVQYKLGKFMAVRTSGAKDMPEDHPRYRRVHQMTESLSRDMKMDKPRLMVAEMGVPNAFATGRKGSGVVVVSTELMQILDDDELEGVVAHELAHLKNRDTIMMTLGQSIATIVGYAVFFVVQAVGEDNPGSIVFAWVASMIANFLVMLLVMAISRYREYVADDTARQYIGNGEPLARALEKISGSAEGRESRIDDSGVNALCIFNADRSMLQQVFSTHPPTEKRIEALRS; encoded by the coding sequence ATGAATAAGACCGGTTTGCAGTTGCGGATGGCAGTCGTCGGTTCCGTGCTGTTCGGCCTCTATCTGGTCGCAGCGTGGTTCATCTCGATGGCCTTCGGGGTCAACTGGCTCTACGTGCTGGTCCCCGGGATCGTCTTGCTGCCGGCGGTCCAGTACAAACTCGGCAAGTTCATGGCTGTCAGGACCTCGGGCGCCAAGGACATGCCCGAGGACCACCCCCGGTACCGGCGGGTCCACCAGATGACCGAGTCCCTGAGCCGGGACATGAAGATGGACAAGCCACGGCTGATGGTCGCCGAGATGGGCGTCCCCAACGCCTTTGCCACCGGTCGCAAGGGCTCGGGCGTCGTCGTCGTTTCGACGGAACTCATGCAGATCCTCGACGACGACGAACTCGAGGGCGTCGTCGCCCACGAACTCGCCCACCTCAAAAATCGCGACACCATCATGATGACGCTGGGCCAGTCGATCGCCACGATCGTCGGCTACGCCGTGTTCTTCGTCGTACAGGCAGTCGGCGAGGACAATCCGGGCAGCATCGTCTTCGCCTGGGTCGCCTCCATGATCGCCAACTTCCTCGTCATGCTGCTGGTGATGGCCATCTCGCGATACCGCGAGTACGTCGCCGACGACACGGCCCGCCAGTACATCGGCAACGGCGAACCGCTGGCTCGCGCCCTCGAGAAGATCTCCGGGAGTGCCGAGGGCCGTGAGTCCCGAATCGACGACAGCGGCGTCAACGCCCTGTGTATCTTCAACGCCGACCGCAGCATGCTCCAGCAGGTGTTCTCGACGCACCCGCCGACCGAGAAGCGCATCGAGGCCCTCCGGAGCTAA
- a CDS encoding NYN domain-containing protein, giving the protein MTEIHPGQRVAVLVDAQNLYHSAQSLYSRNIDYSSLLEKAVQDRQLTRAIAYVIRADAPEEESFFDALIDIGFETKIKEIKTFSDGSKKADWDVGMSLDAVTLANHVDTIVLCTGDGDFSRLCSHLRHEGVRVEVMAFESSTADELVEAADTFLDLGERHETFLL; this is encoded by the coding sequence GTGACGGAAATCCACCCCGGTCAGCGCGTCGCCGTATTGGTCGACGCCCAGAACCTCTATCACTCGGCACAGAGCCTCTATAGCCGAAACATCGACTACTCGTCGCTGCTCGAGAAGGCGGTCCAGGACCGACAGCTCACCCGCGCGATCGCGTACGTGATCCGGGCCGATGCCCCGGAAGAAGAGAGTTTCTTCGACGCGCTGATCGACATCGGCTTCGAGACGAAGATCAAGGAGATCAAGACGTTCTCGGACGGCTCGAAGAAGGCCGACTGGGACGTCGGGATGAGCCTCGACGCGGTGACGCTCGCGAATCACGTCGATACGATCGTCCTCTGTACCGGTGACGGGGACTTCTCACGGCTCTGTTCGCACCTGCGCCACGAGGGCGTCCGCGTCGAGGTGATGGCGTTCGAGTCGTCGACCGCCGACGAACTCGTCGAGGCAGCGGACACGTTCCTCGACCTCGGCGAACGCCACGAGACCTTTCTGCTCTAG
- a CDS encoding PUA domain-containing protein: MTDASETTDAPGGPDGNAGFPTLRTIADYQFGAGAGEALFPPDESLTIKRTTSGRPQQVLADSGRLVSFGTDGRFTLGLEGGRRLADALSHPSYRVVVDDESEPFVRDGKNVFAKFVLEVGEEIRPGDEVLVVHERGDLLAVGRAELGAASIDDFESGMAVWVREGAPAE, translated from the coding sequence ATGACCGACGCTTCCGAGACCACCGACGCTCCCGGCGGTCCCGACGGTAACGCGGGCTTCCCGACGCTCCGGACGATCGCCGACTACCAGTTCGGCGCTGGCGCTGGCGAGGCACTCTTTCCGCCAGACGAGTCGCTCACGATCAAGCGGACGACCTCCGGCCGCCCCCAGCAGGTTCTCGCCGACAGCGGCCGCCTCGTCTCTTTCGGCACGGACGGCCGGTTCACACTCGGCCTCGAGGGTGGTCGTCGGCTGGCCGACGCCCTCTCCCACCCGTCGTACCGGGTCGTCGTCGACGACGAGAGCGAACCGTTCGTCCGCGACGGGAAGAACGTCTTCGCGAAGTTCGTCCTCGAGGTGGGCGAGGAGATCCGGCCGGGCGACGAGGTGCTGGTGGTCCACGAACGCGGCGACCTGCTGGCGGTGGGGCGAGCGGAACTCGGCGCTGCGTCGATCGACGATTTCGAGTCGGGGATGGCTGTCTGGGTGCGCGAGGGTGCGCCTGCCGAATGA
- a CDS encoding LSM domain-containing protein produces MSGRPLDVLEASLSERVTVRLKSGDEYVGELTGYDQHMNLVLEDVAIPAGETASGEEQIEDTTIIRGDNVVSITP; encoded by the coding sequence ATGAGTGGACGACCGCTGGACGTCCTCGAGGCGTCGCTTTCGGAACGGGTCACCGTACGACTCAAGAGTGGTGACGAGTACGTCGGCGAGCTGACGGGCTACGACCAGCACATGAATCTCGTCTTGGAGGACGTGGCGATTCCGGCCGGCGAGACCGCATCCGGGGAGGAGCAGATCGAAGACACAACGATTATACGCGGCGACAACGTCGTTTCGATCACTCCATGA
- a CDS encoding 50S ribosomal protein L37e — protein MTGAGTPSQGKKNTTTHVKCRRCGEKSYHVKKKVCSSCGFGKSAKRREYAWQSKAGDN, from the coding sequence ATGACTGGCGCAGGAACTCCGAGCCAAGGAAAGAAGAACACGACGACCCACGTGAAGTGTCGTCGCTGCGGTGAGAAATCGTACCACGTCAAGAAGAAAGTCTGCTCGTCGTGTGGCTTCGGCAAATCGGCCAAGCGCCGCGAGTACGCCTGGCAGTCGAAAGCCGGCGACAACTGA
- a CDS encoding threonine synthase, giving the protein METTDAFVGLECLDCGETVDAADASHRCPDCGGQLDPRYDYDSIDLDRDALTSRPFDSMWRYAEVLPFARETAVTTREGATPLVSCPTLAEEFGVERVLLKDEGRNSTGTLADRGFSVATTAAVQHGADSVALASPGDGGQSAAAYAARAGLEATAYLPSRSGFSNKAMVNVHGGEMNVVGGRYDDAVGAYEEGLDEHDDWYPLQPFETPYRHEGAKTLVYELLEQLEWEVPDAVVYPTGHGVGLVGGYSGATECRALGLVDDRPALYAAQASGCAPIVAAVDDDADTPAPVETPDTICGELEIPDPTGGKRVLEAIRETGGDAVATDDPDVLEAGTQIAMNEGLEVSPSAAAAISGAQELAQRGEWNGDETIVLVNAAAGNKQADVLRSHLMSQGI; this is encoded by the coding sequence ATGGAGACGACCGACGCGTTCGTCGGCCTCGAGTGTCTCGACTGCGGGGAGACGGTCGACGCGGCCGACGCGAGCCACCGGTGTCCGGACTGTGGGGGACAACTCGACCCCCGGTACGACTACGATTCGATCGACCTCGACCGTGACGCCCTGACCTCCCGTCCGTTCGACTCGATGTGGCGCTACGCGGAGGTGCTGCCGTTTGCCCGCGAGACGGCGGTGACGACTCGTGAGGGGGCGACGCCGCTGGTCTCGTGTCCCACTCTCGCCGAGGAGTTCGGCGTCGAGCGCGTCCTCCTGAAAGACGAGGGCCGAAACTCGACGGGAACGCTCGCCGATCGCGGATTCTCGGTCGCAACGACGGCCGCCGTCCAGCACGGGGCTGACAGCGTCGCGCTCGCCTCGCCGGGTGATGGCGGCCAGTCGGCTGCGGCCTACGCTGCCCGGGCCGGACTCGAGGCGACGGCCTACCTGCCCTCCCGCTCTGGATTCTCTAACAAAGCGATGGTGAACGTTCACGGCGGCGAGATGAACGTCGTCGGCGGCCGGTACGACGACGCCGTCGGCGCTTACGAGGAGGGGCTCGACGAACACGACGACTGGTACCCACTCCAGCCGTTCGAGACGCCCTACCGTCACGAGGGGGCGAAGACGCTCGTCTACGAACTGCTCGAGCAACTCGAGTGGGAGGTCCCCGACGCGGTCGTTTACCCCACCGGTCACGGCGTTGGACTCGTCGGTGGCTACAGCGGGGCGACGGAGTGTCGGGCCCTCGGACTGGTCGACGACCGACCGGCGCTGTACGCCGCTCAGGCGTCGGGCTGTGCGCCGATCGTCGCGGCCGTCGACGACGACGCGGATACCCCAGCGCCCGTCGAGACGCCCGACACCATCTGCGGCGAACTCGAGATTCCCGATCCCACCGGTGGGAAGCGGGTGCTCGAGGCGATCCGCGAGACCGGCGGCGATGCAGTTGCGACCGACGACCCGGACGTCCTCGAGGCGGGAACACAGATCGCGATGAACGAGGGGCTCGAGGTTTCCCCGAGCGCGGCGGCGGCGATCAGCGGTGCGCAGGAACTGGCCCAACGCGGTGAGTGGAACGGCGACGAGACGATCGTACTCGTCAACGCCGCGGCGGGGAACAAGCAGGCCGACGTGCTCCGGAGTCACCTGATGAGTCAGGGAATATAG
- a CDS encoding nitric oxide synthase oxygenase: MHQPIPEYDPQELYREAEAFVRQCYTELEKESAIEPRLETIRREIAESGHYDHTFEELEHGARMAWRNSNRCVGRLFWQSLEVLDRRDCETPAEVHEACCEHLDRARNGGDIVPTISIFEPMIRGRQRVRIWNYQLLRYAGYAGGDDSDVVTGDGDRTRAENPDEIVGDPAEVPMTRYCQSRGWEGDGGRFDILPHVIQVGDDEPELFEVPDSVIEEVELSHPEYDWFADLDLRWYDVPVVSNMRLEVGGIQYTAAPFNGWYLATEIGARNFADTDRYDMLPEIADRLGLDTDDDRSLWKDEAVVELNRAVLHSYDEAGVQIVDHHTVTDQFAQFERNEEAAGRDVTGDWSWLIPPVSPATTQVFHTTYDDEIRTPNFFYLEPPAAIRE; this comes from the coding sequence ATGCACCAGCCGATCCCGGAGTACGACCCACAGGAGCTCTACCGGGAGGCGGAGGCGTTCGTCCGCCAGTGTTACACGGAACTCGAGAAGGAATCGGCAATCGAGCCCCGGCTCGAGACGATCCGCCGCGAGATCGCCGAGAGCGGTCACTACGATCACACCTTCGAGGAACTCGAGCACGGCGCGCGGATGGCCTGGCGCAACAGCAACCGATGCGTTGGGCGGCTCTTCTGGCAGTCACTCGAGGTGCTCGACCGGCGGGACTGCGAGACGCCCGCGGAGGTCCACGAGGCCTGCTGTGAGCACCTCGATCGGGCGCGAAATGGGGGCGATATCGTCCCGACGATCTCGATCTTCGAGCCGATGATTCGCGGGCGACAGCGGGTTCGCATCTGGAACTATCAGTTGCTGCGCTACGCCGGCTATGCGGGTGGCGACGACAGTGACGTGGTGACCGGAGATGGCGACAGAACGCGTGCCGAAAACCCGGACGAAATCGTCGGCGACCCCGCGGAGGTGCCGATGACCCGGTACTGTCAGTCTCGTGGCTGGGAGGGCGACGGTGGCCGGTTCGACATCCTGCCACACGTGATTCAGGTCGGCGACGACGAGCCGGAACTGTTCGAGGTGCCCGACTCGGTGATCGAGGAGGTCGAACTCAGCCATCCGGAGTACGACTGGTTCGCCGACCTGGACCTCCGGTGGTACGACGTGCCGGTCGTCTCTAACATGCGCCTCGAGGTCGGGGGCATTCAGTACACTGCCGCGCCGTTCAACGGCTGGTATCTCGCGACCGAGATCGGCGCGCGGAACTTCGCCGACACGGACCGGTACGATATGCTTCCCGAGATCGCCGATCGACTCGGGCTCGACACCGACGACGACCGGTCGCTGTGGAAAGACGAGGCGGTCGTCGAACTCAACCGGGCCGTCTTGCACTCCTACGACGAGGCGGGCGTCCAGATCGTCGACCATCATACGGTCACCGACCAGTTCGCCCAGTTCGAGCGCAACGAGGAGGCGGCAGGCCGGGACGTGACCGGTGACTGGTCGTGGCTAATCCCGCCGGTGAGTCCCGCGACGACGCAGGTCTTCCACACGACCTACGACGACGAGATCAGGACGCCGAACTTCTTCTACCTCGAGCCGCCAGCGGCTATCCGGGAGTGA
- a CDS encoding phosphoglycerol geranylgeranyltransferase — MTAPWDDWNHVLKIDPDKDLPEGVTYGDICATGTDAIEVGGTMGITEENMQAVVDACAEHDVPLYQEPSSPDVVIEHDALEGYLIPTVFNAGSPFWITGAHKEWVRIDDGLDWDRTTLEAYIVMNPDADVATYTEADCDLNADDVAAYAEVAERMFGQEIVYLEYSGMLGDEGIVEAAAGGVDEATLFYGGGIHDYDSAYAMAQYADVIVVGDLAHEEGVDAVRETVEAAADA, encoded by the coding sequence ATGACTGCCCCCTGGGACGACTGGAATCACGTGCTCAAGATCGATCCCGACAAGGACTTGCCCGAGGGCGTGACCTACGGCGACATCTGTGCGACCGGGACCGACGCGATCGAAGTCGGTGGCACGATGGGGATCACCGAGGAGAACATGCAGGCCGTCGTCGACGCCTGCGCGGAACACGACGTCCCCCTCTATCAGGAACCCTCGAGTCCCGACGTCGTCATCGAACACGATGCCCTCGAGGGGTATCTCATTCCGACCGTCTTCAACGCGGGGTCGCCGTTCTGGATCACCGGCGCGCACAAGGAGTGGGTTCGTATCGACGACGGTCTCGACTGGGATCGCACGACGCTCGAGGCATACATCGTCATGAACCCCGACGCTGACGTGGCGACCTACACCGAGGCCGACTGCGATCTGAACGCCGACGACGTCGCCGCCTACGCCGAGGTCGCAGAGCGCATGTTCGGTCAGGAAATCGTCTACCTCGAGTATTCGGGTATGCTCGGCGACGAAGGGATCGTCGAGGCAGCAGCGGGGGGAGTCGACGAGGCCACGCTGTTTTACGGCGGTGGCATCCACGACTACGATTCGGCGTACGCGATGGCCCAGTACGCAGACGTGATCGTCGTCGGCGACCTCGCCCACGAGGAAGGGGTCGACGCCGTCCGCGAAACCGTCGAGGCGGCAGCCGACGCGTGA
- a CDS encoding helix-turn-helix domain-containing protein has product MSLRAEFEAASPGLVLGPTLEALPSLTVDLERQYALDPDHPIAFCWVRYPDRRRLEQTLTDDGTVDDFDRVTTADDSALYRIQRSDSNVVGAYRRWVAVGGELLAGRGSDGRWEIEMRFPDREAFTTYHDFLQREGVGFELHRLAPDDRVGRDRQSEPVTHSQREALVLAHEHGFFEVPRETSLETIADTLEISTQAVSERLRRGQSRLIEEHVL; this is encoded by the coding sequence ATGAGTCTCCGCGCGGAGTTCGAGGCGGCGTCACCCGGCCTCGTCCTCGGTCCGACGCTCGAGGCCCTGCCGTCGCTCACGGTCGACCTCGAGCGCCAGTACGCGCTCGACCCCGACCACCCGATCGCGTTTTGCTGGGTCAGGTATCCCGACCGACGACGGCTCGAGCAGACGCTGACCGACGACGGGACCGTCGACGACTTCGACCGGGTGACGACGGCCGACGACTCTGCGCTCTATCGGATCCAGCGTAGCGATTCGAACGTCGTCGGGGCCTATCGGCGCTGGGTCGCCGTCGGCGGCGAGTTGCTCGCCGGCCGCGGGAGCGACGGCCGCTGGGAGATCGAAATGCGCTTTCCGGACCGCGAGGCGTTCACCACCTACCACGACTTTCTCCAGCGCGAGGGCGTCGGCTTCGAGTTACATCGACTCGCCCCGGACGATCGGGTCGGCCGCGACCGCCAGTCGGAACCGGTCACTCACTCACAGCGAGAAGCGCTCGTTCTCGCCCACGAACACGGCTTCTTCGAGGTCCCACGGGAGACGTCACTCGAGACGATCGCAGACACGCTCGAGATCTCTACGCAGGCCGTCAGCGAGCGACTCCGGCGAGGCCAGTCCCGGTTGATCGAAGAACACGTTCTCTGA
- a CDS encoding SIR2 family NAD-dependent protein deacylase, protein MDDLESLAAEIDRASTVVALTGAGISAPSGVPTFRGDDGVWEHFDEGQFTYGRFQRDPAGFWDDRGDLQRELFGEAYEPNAAHVALAELAAEGYLDAVVTQNTDGLHRDATARVRGATADGENDTTDESEGTDHEILELHGNARRVRCVDCGRRQDADPVFERAEDGDLPPRCDCGGTFKPDVVLFGEQLPGAVIQRARTLAGESDVFLAIGSSLVVQPAASLPRQAAADGTLAVINLEETPCDGDAAVVCRADVTEAVPRLRELVR, encoded by the coding sequence ATGGACGACCTCGAGTCACTCGCAGCCGAGATCGACCGGGCGTCGACGGTCGTCGCGCTCACGGGTGCAGGAATCTCCGCACCCTCGGGTGTTCCGACGTTCCGCGGCGACGACGGCGTCTGGGAGCACTTCGACGAGGGACAGTTCACCTACGGACGGTTCCAGCGCGATCCCGCTGGTTTCTGGGACGATCGGGGCGACCTCCAGCGCGAGCTGTTCGGCGAGGCCTACGAGCCGAACGCAGCCCACGTGGCGCTCGCAGAACTCGCCGCCGAGGGGTACCTCGACGCGGTCGTCACCCAGAACACCGACGGGCTACACCGTGACGCGACAGCACGCGTTCGGGGGGCGACGGCCGACGGAGAGAACGACACCACCGACGAATCCGAGGGGACCGATCACGAGATTCTCGAGTTACACGGCAACGCGCGTCGAGTGCGATGTGTCGACTGTGGACGGCGACAGGATGCAGACCCGGTCTTCGAACGCGCCGAAGACGGCGACCTCCCGCCGCGATGTGACTGCGGCGGCACCTTCAAACCGGACGTCGTGCTGTTCGGCGAACAGCTACCCGGGGCCGTCATCCAGCGCGCACGGACGCTCGCAGGCGAAAGCGACGTCTTCCTCGCGATCGGGTCCTCGCTGGTCGTCCAGCCCGCTGCCTCGTTACCGAGACAGGCCGCCGCAGACGGCACGCTGGCTGTGATCAACCTCGAGGAGACTCCCTGTGACGGCGACGCCGCGGTAGTCTGTCGAGCGGACGTCACCGAGGCCGTCCCGCGGTTGCGGGAACTTGTCAGGTAG
- a CDS encoding antitoxin VapB family protein: MGNKTISLRAETYRRLERAKRGDESFSDVVDRLLVDDENPFREFVGFVDEDELDTVRHESSTFRAEMNTRFADGGDGGDDGSGR; this comes from the coding sequence ATGGGGAACAAGACCATCAGCCTCCGAGCGGAAACGTACCGCCGACTCGAGCGGGCGAAACGGGGCGACGAGAGTTTTAGCGACGTGGTCGATCGACTGCTGGTCGACGACGAGAACCCGTTTCGCGAATTCGTTGGATTCGTCGACGAGGACGAATTGGATACCGTCCGGCACGAGTCGTCGACGTTTCGCGCCGAGATGAACACTCGATTCGCCGATGGTGGTGACGGGGGCGACGATGGTTCTGGTCGATAG